From one Gracilibacillus salinarum genomic stretch:
- a CDS encoding sigma-70 family RNA polymerase sigma factor yields MDDRFEHVQSKEELLNELIHYYGNDLKRIAYSYVKDMAQCDDIVQEVFISCYQHLHTFRGEAEYKTWLIRITLNKCKDYHRKWSFRNLIYHSSIKKHVDKESVRHSAEQEVMQQEGANEIFDAIATLKPKYKEVLILYYVQDLTLKEISEIMKFNLNTIKTRFNRGKDQLQKELRRRGYNNGSV; encoded by the coding sequence ATGGATGACCGCTTTGAACATGTACAATCGAAAGAAGAGCTGTTGAATGAATTAATCCATTATTATGGGAACGATTTAAAAAGAATCGCTTATTCTTATGTCAAAGATATGGCCCAATGTGATGACATTGTTCAAGAAGTATTTATCTCGTGCTATCAGCATCTTCACACTTTTCGAGGAGAGGCCGAATATAAAACATGGCTCATTCGAATCACTTTAAATAAATGTAAGGATTATCATCGCAAATGGAGTTTTCGCAATCTTATCTATCATTCATCTATCAAAAAACACGTTGATAAAGAAAGTGTGAGGCATTCGGCAGAGCAGGAAGTCATGCAACAAGAAGGGGCAAATGAGATTTTTGATGCTATTGCAACGTTGAAACCAAAGTATAAAGAAGTGCTCATCTTATATTATGTGCAGGATTTAACCCTGAAAGAAATCAGCGAGATCATGAAGTTCAATCTTAATACGATCAAAACCCGATTTAATAGAGGGAAGGACCAGCTGCAGAAGGAATTGAGGAGGAGGGGATATAACAATGGATCAGTTTGA
- a CDS encoding YeeE/YedE family protein, producing the protein MATQHKELNAPQTPLIIGALIVGFVLLIYLMVTQDISQSLLLVIGLLLGYTLFHARFGFTSAFRRFASVGNGQALRAHMLMLAVAVTLFAPILAFGVSFFGTGVSGYVSPIGISLLVGAFMFGVGMQLGGGCASGTLYAVGGGRTVMLITLLFFIVGATIGAAHFSFWTQDLPSFEPVSLATSTGLGYGGAWFVSILLFGLIAWITLVVERKRKAPKMAALPTTAGWKRIFRGSWPLFAAAIALAVLNALTLMTRGAPWGITSAFALWGSKVAQFFGMDPASWGFWQGANAQALEASIFADSTTVLNFGVILGAFLASAAGGLFKFTRLNVKNVLASIIGGLLMGYGARLAFGCNIGAYFGGISSFSLHGYIWGILALAGTFVALYLRPMFGLSVPKPKDSFC; encoded by the coding sequence TTGGCAACACAACACAAAGAGTTAAATGCTCCACAGACGCCACTAATTATCGGTGCGCTTATTGTTGGGTTCGTATTGCTTATCTATTTAATGGTAACGCAAGATATCTCTCAGTCATTATTATTAGTAATAGGATTATTACTTGGATATACATTATTCCATGCTCGATTTGGCTTTACCTCCGCATTTCGCCGATTTGCATCTGTAGGGAACGGACAAGCCTTAAGGGCTCACATGCTGATGTTAGCAGTAGCAGTAACACTATTTGCTCCGATTCTAGCATTTGGTGTGTCATTCTTTGGAACTGGTGTGTCAGGTTATGTATCGCCAATAGGAATTAGTCTACTAGTTGGTGCTTTTATGTTTGGTGTAGGTATGCAGTTAGGCGGCGGGTGTGCATCTGGTACACTTTATGCTGTTGGTGGCGGACGTACTGTCATGTTAATTACACTATTATTCTTTATTGTAGGAGCTACAATTGGAGCTGCCCACTTTTCATTCTGGACGCAGGACCTGCCATCTTTTGAACCTGTTTCATTAGCTACATCTACAGGTCTTGGTTATGGTGGTGCATGGTTCGTATCGATCTTGTTATTTGGCTTGATTGCATGGATCACATTAGTAGTGGAAAGAAAAAGAAAAGCTCCAAAAATGGCTGCATTACCAACTACTGCTGGCTGGAAACGTATTTTCCGTGGTTCATGGCCGTTATTTGCCGCAGCCATTGCTCTGGCTGTATTAAATGCATTAACGCTAATGACTCGTGGAGCGCCATGGGGTATTACTTCTGCCTTCGCATTATGGGGATCAAAAGTTGCACAATTCTTCGGTATGGATCCTGCAAGTTGGGGGTTCTGGCAAGGAGCGAATGCTCAAGCATTAGAAGCATCAATATTTGCTGATTCAACTACTGTATTGAACTTTGGTGTGATTCTTGGTGCATTTTTAGCTTCTGCCGCGGGAGGACTTTTCAAGTTTACCCGATTAAATGTGAAAAATGTTCTGGCGTCCATCATCGGTGGATTGCTGATGGGATATGGAGCGCGATTAGCCTTTGGCTGTAACATCGGTGCATATTTCGGTGGCATTTCTTCCTTCAGCCTTCACGGTTACATTTGGGGAATTCTAGCGTTAGCAGGAACGTTTGTCGCACTTTATCTGCGGCCCATGTTTGGACTATCTGTTCCAAAACCTAAAGATTCATTTTGTTAA
- a CDS encoding iron-hydroxamate ABC transporter substrate-binding protein, whose translation MKKVLIAFLFVTALLLAACGNAEDSSGSDEASASESDAQETSNEEEEASSSETFTYESEEGPIELPSNPQRIVALSYAPNVLALGGNVVGVDEWTFNNPIMADKLEGIEAVTEESLEKIIELEPDLIIVGSWLKNIDKLKEIAPTVSFTYGKLSYLEQHEEIGKVLNKEQEAKDWVEDFKARATETGEEIKAKIGEDATVSVLENDVKQMAVFGDNWGRGTELLYQEMELNMPEKVKEKALADGYYSLSLEVISDFAGDYIVLSKNPDGDTAFLETETWKNIPAVQNGNVLELNTHVIADSDPITLEYLLEQFSTFFLGE comes from the coding sequence TTGAAGAAAGTACTTATCGCATTTTTATTTGTAACAGCGCTTTTATTAGCGGCTTGTGGGAACGCAGAGGATTCCTCAGGATCAGATGAGGCATCTGCTTCTGAATCAGATGCGCAAGAAACAAGCAATGAAGAGGAAGAAGCATCTTCATCTGAAACGTTCACATATGAATCGGAAGAAGGTCCTATTGAACTGCCTAGTAATCCACAACGTATCGTAGCATTATCTTATGCACCGAATGTGCTTGCATTGGGTGGAAATGTCGTTGGTGTAGATGAATGGACATTTAACAATCCGATCATGGCAGATAAATTAGAAGGTATTGAAGCTGTAACGGAAGAAAGCTTAGAGAAAATCATTGAATTAGAACCAGACTTAATCATCGTAGGTTCCTGGTTGAAAAATATTGATAAATTGAAAGAAATTGCACCAACCGTTTCTTTCACTTACGGTAAGCTAAGTTACTTAGAGCAGCACGAAGAAATCGGAAAAGTCCTTAACAAAGAACAAGAAGCAAAAGATTGGGTAGAAGATTTCAAAGCCCGCGCAACAGAAACTGGTGAAGAGATTAAAGCCAAGATCGGAGAAGATGCGACCGTTTCTGTTCTTGAAAATGATGTGAAACAAATGGCTGTATTCGGTGACAACTGGGGTCGTGGAACAGAGTTATTGTACCAGGAGATGGAGTTGAACATGCCTGAGAAGGTCAAAGAGAAAGCATTGGCAGACGGGTATTACTCCTTGTCACTAGAAGTGATCTCGGACTTTGCGGGAGATTATATTGTCTTAAGTAAGAACCCTGACGGCGATACTGCATTCCTTGAGACGGAAACGTGGAAAAACATCCCGGCCGTTCAGAACGGGAATGTGTTGGAGCTAAATACACATGTGATTGCAGATAGTGATCCGATTACGTTGGAATACTTGTTGGAGCAATTTAGTACGTTCTTTTTGGGAGAATAA
- a CDS encoding SRPBCC domain-containing protein, with amino-acid sequence MKEIKCYYFQAVILADIQLVSDCLNQDEHVLQWNDQIIENIFDGKEEDLAEGSTYITRQKLGKKIYTLPATYTTFNPPHHVAVSSKTKEGLSKTEYTLTEYDGGTVFTVEVTLIPANSYYKFITNLMKWSFKYVYDDQFQKFIDYVSEQASKSSSDETAALTID; translated from the coding sequence ATGAAGGAAATCAAATGTTACTACTTTCAAGCTGTGATACTAGCTGACATCCAACTTGTATCTGATTGCTTAAATCAAGATGAACATGTACTGCAATGGAATGACCAGATTATAGAGAATATCTTCGATGGAAAAGAAGAAGATTTAGCAGAAGGATCAACCTATATCACCAGACAAAAATTAGGTAAAAAAATCTATACCCTGCCTGCTACCTATACCACCTTTAACCCACCACATCATGTAGCCGTATCATCAAAGACAAAAGAAGGTCTAAGCAAGACGGAATATACCCTTACTGAATACGATGGGGGTACCGTGTTTACAGTAGAAGTAACGTTAATACCAGCTAATTCTTATTATAAATTTATAACTAATCTGATGAAGTGGTCCTTTAAGTATGTATACGATGATCAGTTTCAGAAATTTATCGATTATGTAAGTGAACAGGCAAGTAAATCCTCTAGTGATGAAACAGCTGCTCTCACAATAGATTAA
- a CDS encoding MFS transporter: protein MDEAAIKKEKIWTKDFALICLANFFIFLGFQMTLPTIPLFVQQLGGSDELIGIITGIFTFSALLLRPTAGHALESKGRQFVYMIGLGIFVISIGSFAFITSMIFLFIMRCVQGLGWGFSTTATGTIATDLIPKSRRGEGMGYFGLSGNLALAFGPALGLTLYGYISFTMLFLICSALGLVAFILSSQITYKPVDPNAKKTVAPRFDVLEKKALRPSLLLFFITTAFGGIASFLPLYTEQEGIAGIEIYFFVFAISLMITRTYAGQLYDRKGHIVVFLPGTVAIFTAMVLLAWLPNSFVLYLAAALYGLGFGTVQPALQAWAVNQAPDNRKGMANATFFSFFDLGVGVGAIGFGFIASAFGYHYIYITSSVSIMTSIVLYLSLLVRDKRMQQQTSV, encoded by the coding sequence GTGGATGAAGCAGCTATAAAAAAGGAAAAGATTTGGACGAAGGATTTTGCCCTCATTTGTTTGGCAAATTTTTTTATATTTTTAGGCTTTCAAATGACATTACCGACGATACCGTTATTTGTCCAACAATTAGGTGGCAGTGATGAGTTAATTGGAATTATTACAGGTATTTTTACGTTTTCAGCATTATTATTACGTCCCACTGCCGGACATGCATTGGAGTCTAAGGGACGACAGTTTGTCTATATGATCGGGCTTGGCATTTTTGTAATATCGATTGGATCTTTTGCTTTTATTACCAGTATGATCTTTCTGTTCATCATGCGTTGTGTACAAGGATTAGGATGGGGCTTTTCCACCACGGCTACCGGAACGATTGCGACCGATTTAATCCCGAAGAGCAGACGTGGTGAAGGGATGGGATATTTCGGGCTTTCAGGTAATTTAGCGCTTGCCTTTGGACCGGCATTAGGTCTTACGTTATACGGCTATATTTCATTTACAATGCTGTTCTTAATTTGTTCGGCGCTGGGATTAGTGGCGTTCATTTTATCCAGCCAAATTACGTACAAGCCCGTCGATCCGAATGCCAAGAAAACCGTCGCCCCACGATTTGACGTATTGGAGAAAAAAGCATTACGTCCATCGCTCTTACTATTTTTCATAACAACAGCTTTTGGCGGCATTGCATCTTTCCTGCCATTATATACAGAGCAGGAAGGGATAGCAGGGATCGAGATCTACTTCTTTGTATTTGCGATTTCGTTGATGATTACCCGGACGTATGCGGGCCAATTGTATGATCGCAAAGGGCATATCGTCGTCTTCTTGCCTGGGACGGTTGCCATCTTTACGGCAATGGTATTATTAGCTTGGCTGCCGAATTCGTTCGTTCTGTACTTAGCTGCTGCATTATATGGATTAGGTTTCGGTACCGTACAGCCTGCACTTCAGGCATGGGCAGTGAACCAGGCACCTGATAATCGTAAAGGCATGGCAAATGCAACGTTCTTCTCCTTCTTCGATTTGGGGGTAGGTGTCGGCGCGATTGGCTTTGGCTTTATTGCATCTGCATTCGGCTATCATTACATTTACATCACATCTTCCGTTTCGATTATGACATCGATAGTATTGTATCTATCATTGCTGGTCAGGGATAAAAGAATGCAACAACAGACCAGCGTCTAA